The nucleotide sequence TTTTATCAGTGAAAAATAAGTGAGCAGTTCAAAAACAGCACTTTGAAGATAACTAGAGGAAAAAATGTTGATAGATTAAAAACTGGGTTGGATGCCTATTTCTATGAAGTACATACTAAATgtatttgttatatttgtgCTCTCTGTTCAAATCTTTGACAATCCTGTTGATGTGTTTTGTCAGAACAATTTTGATTGTCTCCGCGAGTAATCAAAGTTCACAGCAATTGGTGAATTATAAAAGCAGCCGATAACTGAAAATTGGCTACAATTGTCCAATTATCTTAATCAAGGAAACAAGCAGCAAATGGATAAATAATGCAAAttcaacacaaaaataaagCGCAGAATAAATGCAATGACAGAAACCTGCAAATGAAATTACAACTGCTCCTTAAGTACATAACGTTTATacatatatttagatttaatctCATACCTGAGAATAACACAAGTCACTGTTATTTCACAGGTTGCATTATAAATGaaaattataaatacatttttcatgatAAGGCAACTGGTCCGTGGCAACCATAGGGTCAAAGTGCATGGGATTGTTTGAGTTGCTTGCCAAAAGACTAGTAGCAGTTTCACTAATTAATgaagcataataataataataataataataataataataataataataataataataataataataataataataataataagtggtagtagtagtagtagttgtagtggtattataattattattatattaattaatATACTTATGATTATCATCTATTATGTTTtgattctagtcaatgtgttaacttcctctggatccactccattgggCTCTGtcaaagtggcaacctccagtcttaaaatatgaagcccatgcagaaatgctaaaaacCTGTCATcaagcgtctgcttgaggctgcagaaacaccagttcagtcagacaactcacgtttacttaataagtttattgcagcatacaattgtgtttggcgtgtgggctccgacttcattactcctcgtagattatttaagcagacatttaggagcaatgagataggactaacccccctcggagcccgcaggtggaagccggggaggaggtggggacaacttcacgcagcactgagcagaacagcagagcactgcaagcagaggcagagacgggGAGGCTTGACATTTAAATAGACCgctgaatgaggatgttgagatcagctgatgagaggtggtgacgtgtcagtatgatgagcgcggctcgagttgtctgcctgaactagcttgcaggcggcgctccatttcagtcagacaactcacgtttacttaataagtttattgcagcatacaattgtgtttggcgtgtgggctccgacttcattactcctcgtagattatttaagcagacatttaggagcaatgagataggactaaccccccaaAACTGCAGTGGAGCCCGACGCCGATTTGGCAGGGATCTAATATGTGTAGACCTGGGTATGCCTCACCTTCAGGCCATTTCCATGGAGCACCGCGGCTCCATGAGAAACATACTACCTAGTGACTATTATGTGTAGACCTGGGTATGCCTCACCTTCAGGCCATTTCCATGGAGCACCGCGGTTCCATGAGAAACATACTACCTAGTGACTATTATGTGTAGACCTGGGTATGCCTCACCTTCAGGCCATTTCCATGGAGCACCGCGGCTCCATGAGAAACACACTACCTAGTGACTATTATGTGTAGACCTGGGTATGCCTCACCTTCAGGCCATTTCCATGGAGCACCGCGGCTCCATGAGAAACATACTACCTAGTGACTATTATGTGTAGACCTGGGTATGCCTCACCTTCAGGCCATTTCCATGGAGCACCGCGGCTCCATGAGAAACATACTACCTAGTGACTATTATGTGTAGACCTGGGTATGCCTCACCTTCAGGCCATTTCCATGGAGCACCGCGGCTCCATGAGAAACACACTACCTAGTGACTATTATGTGTAGACCTGGGTATGCCTCACCTTCAGGCCATTTCCATAGAGCGCCGCGGTTCTATGAGAAACATACTACCTAGTGACTATTATGTGTAAACCTGGGTATGCATCACCTTCAGGCTATTTCCATAGAGCACCTTGGTTCTATGAGAAACATACTACCTAGTGACTATTACGTTTAAACCCGGGTAGCATCACTCCCGGTCATTAACGAACACCGAGGTCCTGCTAGACAACTAATAAGGTTACTGCAGTAACTTGCAGTTATTTTAAACCCCCAGCAACCACCCGATATGCAACGATAACTCAGCAAGGCAATTCGtagatttattttgatttaaggGCTGCTAGAGCTCATAAGCTTTTGTGCTGCCAGAATCTCTCTCTTATGAAGTCTGACGTATCTTTGGTAAGCGGATGATGACCATCGCCCAAGGGATTTCAGGGTTGATGCAGGGAGGAGAAGAGCTGCAGTTGTGGCGGCGCCGATTCTCAGGGAGTGAGGAGAATAGAGATCCTGAAGCAGACCACAGCTCCGGCAAAGATCGCGCAGCTTGGAGGAGAACCAGGATCTTGACATAGGTTTGAAACCCTCGAGGACAAACAATGGGGCTGGCCCAGTAGTTGGGGGCCGACGATGCAGGAATTTCGTCATAGAAGAAAAGGGACAAAACACAGAGTTAGTCTTGGCAATAAAGATCTGAGTACCTTGTCTAGTTCTGTCAGTCTTAGAGTGTTTAAGAAACAAAGAATACATGTGCTCTTCCATGGTTAAATCATCAGTTGTGAGATCCTGCTGAGGATTAAATAACAGGGATCTTGTAGTATATTCACCACACCTTAGAAACCCGTAAAAAGCCATTAGGAGAACTGCTTCCAGCATGGTATCGATGTACGGTGAAAAGAAACCTTGCCTTAACCTAGACACCAACTGATGCACCTTAGTGAGTGTGAGAGGTAACCTTTTATCATTGCCTGATGGACGTGCCTTTTTTAAGCCGTTGAGCAGTAGCTTGACAGCAGGATTCCCAAGAAGGCTTTGGGAAGCTGGATCAGCACAACGCATGTGAAATTGAATTCCTGCCAACATCGCTTTGATGCTCTGCATTTGCAGATGCCGAGATTCAAAAGAGAATACGATGAAGCCACAAACTACGGAGATGTCAACCGGAAGAGGATTGAGGAAAAGGCTGGCgcagaaagaagtgaagaaaaacCAGGAAGAATCATAGGCTTTAATGGTACTTTTCGCTAGGCCAACTCTCATGTATTTTGAGGCTGAGTGCAAAAGATCTTGCAGGGTCTTAGAAGCGCTCAATCCAGGATCATCTGATTGAACGGCGGGCAGGAAATGCTGTGTGGCCTGGCCTGGGGACACAGGTCTCTGAACTCCTGGAATTTAAAACGAGACAGGGCATCAGCTACGCGGTTCTCGTGACCTGGAATAAAGGCTGCCCGCAGAATAAAATTATTCAGAACACACAGCCAGGTGAGACGACGCATGAGGCTGTTTATTATCGGTATTTTGGAGCGGCCTTTATTGATGATTTCTACCGTCGCAGAATTGTCGCAAAACACCACGATTTGTTTTCTTGTCCAACTGGGGCCCCACAGCTGGCAAGCAACGACGACGGGGTAAAGCTCAAAGAGAGCTGTTGATTTGGACTCCGTGAGAGCCTGAATCTCTAAGGGCCATTTTTCCGCGAACCACTCATTGTTGTAAAACCCCCCAAAACCAACAGAAGGGGCTGCATCAGTGAAAAAACGGAGGGAATCGGAGGACTCAACAAAATCATTATAGAAAAAGGAAATGCCATTCCACTCGTTACACAACACGGACCAAAAGCGAAGATCCGAACGGCAGCCCTCATCCAATACGACCAGATCAGACAAATCCACAACAGAATTAGCCAGAGTCAGCAAGCGAGACACAAAAGACCTACCATGAGGTATAATACGCATAGCAAAATTCAGGTGACCTAGCAGGGACAACAAACCACGTTTCGTAACACCAGCAGCAGAGGAATAGGAGCTAAGAGCCTCTCTAATGCGAGACAACTTGTCAAGAGGCAGGGAAGCCTGCATGAGCACGCTATCAAGAGTGATGCCGAGAAACTCCAAGCGAGTGGAAGGGCCTACGGTCTTTTCCTGAGAGAGGGACACCCAACTCCCGGAAAAGGTCTTTCAACAAAGAGATGCTACGAGccggaggagaagaaggaaaatCCACCACCAGAAAATCATCCAAGAGATGCAACACGAAAGGCAACCTGCAGCCGTTATAGAGAATCCAGCACAACGCCTCCGACAGGGTGTCGAATATATGAGGACTACTACGGCAGCCGAAAGTCAGCTTAACCGAAAAATAGAACCGAGACCGCCATTTGACTCCAAAGAGGTGCCACTGGGACGGGTGAAGTGGCAGCACTTTGAAAGCATCAGTAATGTCTGCCTTGCCCAGCCAAGCGCCCACACCCGCCATCCGAATCATCGTCACTGCATTATCGACGGTAGCGTAGGATAAGGAAAAGGGCTCCGGAGGAATCAAACTGTTTATGCTCGGGACAGACGAATTGCGAGGGGCGGACAGATCTACAATAAGGCGTTTCTTACGAGAATACTTCCTGGTAGCTACGCCGATGGGACTTATCCGGAAGACAGAAAAGGGGGAGTTCGAAAAAGGACCAAGCATGTAGCCCTTCTCGACTTCCCTAGCCAAGAGCGCGTCAACGACCTCCGGCTCTCGGAGAGCCGATTGCAGATTCCTAAACACATGCGTCACTTTTGGGAGCCAGCACAGACCCGCTAGAAAACCCTGGACCAAACCGGTAATCAGGTAGTTTACAAAGCATCTATTAGGATGATTAGACAAGGCTTCGGAGAGAGCAGGCACGTTCACAGGAGTAGAGGGATGCTTCATGTTTATTTCCCTGAGTGAGCAGGTCGAGGTCTCCTGGGGCACACCGAGCGTGGATGGCTGTCCCCGCACCAACTACATGCATGCAAAAACCTACAGTTAGGATAGGTACAAACACTCTCATTGAAGTTCATACAGAGATGGGGCGTAGACCCCCTGAAAGTTTGTACCTGACGTCTCGGACGGAACCCTGAACTCGAGGCCGGAGCGTCGGGACGGGACAAAGGTCGGGAAGTGGACAGACGTTGCAGAGCAGTCCTCGGACAGAGTGAGGTCGTGTGAGAGAAAGACCCACAAACGGTGCATGCCAGGGTTTTATGGCCCGTAAAGTGGCGACTTATCAAGCCTAGATCCACAACAGACCAATCTACCCTCTGGTTGAATTTCTGAATGGACAGCGCAGCTTTAGCAGAGAAGGATTTATGATATTCATAGAAGAGAGAACCCCCATAGGAAAGGGCCAGGTCAGAAATGATCGCCAAATAGGTATCCAATTCCGCCCGACGAAGCGGGTAAACCTCGCACAGAGTGTCCCTAAAAACGCCAAAAGCCACATTAAATTCCGCCAAAGTCAGAGTTTTAGACAGCCTCGGGTCGCTATCCTTCAGGATAACGGAAAACTCCCCACAGTCCACAAATCGCTTATCAGCAGTCTCAGTACTGCACAACAGAATCTTCACCAGATTAATGTCAGGGCCTGCCAAGATCTGATTCCGAAGCGCATCCGGgattgcagcagcaggaggcagAAACGAAGAGCCAGCAGACGGAGCCGGAACAGCAGTTCCCAGGGTCCTCAGGGGCGTGACGTCGTACGGCAGAGGGGCAGGCACCGGAGCAAACACGGAAGAGGATGGCACCGGCATGCTGGGAGGGAGGACGCGGGACATCGCGCTGCCCTCCATGGAATCCAACCTGGCATTCACGGCAGCGAGCGCCGACCTCATCTCGAGAAGAGCGGACGACAAGGAGGAGTCCGCGGAAGGACCGGGACCGGGGGGCCCGGCGCGTTTCGCAGGCGCGCCCGGAGCAACCGGCTGAGAGTGACGCTTCTTCGCCTGGCGCTTACCCCCGGACGGAGCGACACAGGGAACGGACTGAGGGACAACAGAGGAGCTGTTCTGGAACGACAAGTAGTCATACAGTTCCCCATGCGAAAGCCCAGACGGAACAGAGACGCCCCGCGAGTAGAGCTCGCCCAGAATCCGATGCACGGGCCAGTCGGCAAGCAGCTGGACGGACACACGAGCACTACTGCGTGTGCGCCGGCGAGCCGGTCCACGGCCAGAGGCAGCCGCAACAGCCGGAGCCTGGGTTTCAGGAACAAAACCCCCGTCCTCAGCCGAGGACAGAGACCCCAACTCAGAATCGGAGACGGCGAAAGACATGGCGACGTACACGAAAACAAAGTAAGGCGCAATTCGCATCTCAAGAACACACAGACAACTTcacgcagcactgagcagaacagcagagcactgcaagcagaggcagagacgggGAGGCTTGACATTTAAATAGACCgctgaatgaggatgttgagatcagctgatgagaggtggtgacgtgtcagtatgatgagcgcggctcgagttgtctgcctgaactagcttgcaggcggcgctccataaaTCACATACGCACatcccattcaaaaaagacgatctttgcagcaataataaacatgtttatagcctggttcaaaaaaca is from Notolabrus celidotus isolate fNotCel1 chromosome 10, fNotCel1.pri, whole genome shotgun sequence and encodes:
- the LOC117819811 gene encoding LOW QUALITY PROTEIN: uncharacterized protein LOC117819811 (The sequence of the model RefSeq protein was modified relative to this genomic sequence to represent the inferred CDS: inserted 2 bases in 1 codon), which encodes MKHPSTPVNVPALSEALSNHPNRCFVNYLITGLVQGFLAGLCWLPKVTHVFRNLQSALREPEVVDALLAREVEKGYMLGPFSNSPFSVFRISPIGVATRKYSRKKRLIVDLSAPRNSSVPSINSLIPPEPFSLSYATVDNAVTMIRMAGVGAWLGKADITDAFKVLPLHPSQWHLFGVKWRSRFYFSVKLTFGCRSSPHIFDTLSEALCWILYNGCRLPFVLHLLDDFLVVDFPSSPPARSISLLKDLFRELGVPLXQEKTVGPSTRLEFLGITLDSVLMQASLPLDKLSRIREALSSYSSAAGVTKRGLLSLLGHLNFAMRIIPHGRSFVSRLLTLANSVVDLSDLVVLDEGCRSDLRFWSVLCNEWNGISFFYNDFVESSDSLRFFTDAAPSVGFGGFYNNEWFAEKWPLEIQALTESKSTALFELYPVVVACQLWGPSWTRKQIVVFCDNSATVEIINKGRSKIPIINSLMRRLTWLCVLNNFILRAAFIPGHENRVADALSRFKFQEFRDLCPQARPHSISCPPFNQMILD